One Anopheles marshallii chromosome 3, idAnoMarsDA_429_01, whole genome shotgun sequence genomic region harbors:
- the LOC128715749 gene encoding UDP-N-acetylhexosamine pyrophosphorylase-like protein 1: MSERYATIAGQLAKWDQGHLLTFWEELTEVQRTGLLDSLSDSVDCASLDEAFRRAMATATSTKEDLNELLKPLARERYLSVAEATEIELEDLRQAGLEQIRLGKVGVILLAGGQGTRLGSTAPKGTYNVNLPSGKPLFQLQAERIRKLQQLAGGEGRINWYIMTSEHTHTETLDYFKENHYFGLPAEQVRLFRQRSVPCVDFQGRILLDEKWKVATAPDGNGGIYRALKDEGILDELERAGVQYLHAHSVDNILIKVADPVFIGYCVRKGADCGVKVIEKVQPDEAVGVVCEVKGKYQVVEYSELSTETANRRNPTDGKLTFNAGNICNHFFTTHFLRRIADTTMPLHVAKKKIPYVDPASGERLKPSAPNGIKMEKFIFDVFPLAEAFVALEGRREEEFSALKNADTAGIDCPSSVRGDIYRLHRKWLINAGATEVLDAADASFDCEISPLLSYAGEGLEAAASGQSFRCPVHLTGADERQAH; the protein is encoded by the coding sequence ATGAGTGAAAGGTACGCCACGATTGCTGGCCAACTGGCCAAATGGGACCAGGGCCATCTGCTGACGTTCTGGGAAGAACTGACGGAGGTGCAACGGACCGGATTGCTAGATTCGTTGTCCGATAGCGTCGATTGTGCCTCGCTGGATGAAGCATTCCGTCGTGCCATGGCAACCGCCACGTCGACGAAGGAAGATTTAAACGAATTGCTAAAACCGCTCGCCCGAGAACGGTACCTATCGGTGGCTGAGGCTACTGAGATCGAACTGGAAGACCTAAGACAGGCGGGACTGGAACAGATCCGGCTGGGAAAGGTGGGCGTGATACTGTTGGCCGGTGGGCAAGGCACTCGCCTCGGTTCGACCGCCCCGAAAGGCACGTACAATGTGAACCTCCCGTCGGGAAAACCGCTCTTCCAGCTGCAAGCGGAACGCATCCGGAAGCTGCAACAGTTGGCCGGAGGCGAGGGTCGCATCAATTGGTACATCATGACCAGCGAGCatacgcacacggaaacactgGACTACTTCAAGGAGAACCACTACTTTGGTCTCCCGGCCGAGCAGGTTCGACTGTTCCGGCAGCGCAGTGTTCCGTGCGTTGACTTCCAAGGTCGAATACTGCTGgacgaaaaatggaaagtggCCACCGCGCCCGACGGTAACGGCGGCATTTACCGCGCCCTCAAGGACGAAGGCATTCTGGACGAGTTGGAGCGGGCGGGCGTACAGTACCTGCATGCCCACAGCGTGGACAACATTCTAATCAAGGTGGCGGATCCGGTTTTCATCGGGTACTGTGTCCGCAAGGGGGCCGACTGTGGCGTGAAGGTAATCGAAAAGGTACAGCCGGATGAAGCGGTCGGTGTGGTGTGTGAGGTAAAGGGAAAGTACCAGGTGGTCGAGTACAGTGAGCTTTCGACCGAAACGGCCAACCGACGCAATCCGACCGATGGGAAGCTAACGTTCAATGCGGGCAACATTTGCAATCACTTCTTCACCACACACTTTCTACGCCGGATTGCCGACACGACAATGCCACTGCACGTGGCCAAGAAGAAGATACCGTACGTTGATCCGGCTAGCGGTGAACGGCTTAAGCCTAGCGCCCCGAACGGCATCAAGATGGAAAAGTTTATCTTTGACGTATTTCCGCTGGCGGAAGCGTTCGTGGCGTTGGAGGGCCGACGGGAGGAAGAGTTCAGCGCTCTGAAGAATGCGGACACGGCTGGCATCGACTGTCCGTCCAGTGTGCGGGGCGACATCTACCGACTGCACCGGAAATGGCTTATCAATGCGGGCGCAACCGAAGTGCTTGATGCAGCCGACGCATCGTTTGATTGCGAAATTTCGCCGCTCTTATCGTACGCTGGTGAAGGTCTAGaggcggccgccagcggtcaAAGCTTCCGCTGTCCGGTGCATCTGACCGGTGCCGATGAGCGGCAAGCGCACTAA
- the LOC128714013 gene encoding coiled-coil domain-containing protein 130 homolog, giving the protein MGERKGQNLYYPPDYDPKAGGLNKWQGTHALRERARKIHLGILIIRFEMPYNIWCDGCKNHIGMGVRYNAEKKKVGMYYSTPVYQFRMKCHLCDNHFEIKTDPQNLDYEIVSGARRQENRWDPTQNEQIVPETKEVQRKLFDDAMYKLEHGAKDTKAAEDAKPVLGRLFQRNDSVWRDDFEANSRLRAQFRTRKKELKLQEEKDNALLVRSSLAVALLPESDNDRRMAQLMRLHSSKTVHEKDKERRNAILNRPVLPSTSSSKSTIVAKLEPKSLGIVKRSATSSGEVSTKQSVEEKRPKVATIVVPETNVEEPNASKTEGETRPQLLLCNYGSGSSDSD; this is encoded by the exons ATGGGAGAACGCAAGGGACAAAATCTGTATTATCCACCGGATTACGATCCAAAAGCCGGTGGTTTGAACAAATGGCAAGGAACACACGCGTTGCGGGAACGCGCCCgcaaaatccatctcggcatCTTGATTATCCGGTTCGAGATGCCGTATAACATTTGGTGCGATGGGTGCAAAAACCACATAGGCATGGGTGTGCGATATAATGCGGAGAAGAAAAAGGTCGGCATGTACTATTCCACGCCCGTGTACCAGTTCCGGATGAAATGCCACCTGTGTGACAATCACTTTGAGATCAAAACCGATCCACAGAATCTCGATTATGAGATTGTTTCCGGTGCGCGACGCCAGGAAAATCGATGGGATCCGACACAAAACGAGCAGATCGTACCGGAAACGAAGGAAGTGCAACGCAAATTGTTCGACGATGCTATGTACAAGCTGGAACATGGAGCGAAAGACACGAAGGCGGCTGAAGATGCCAAACCCGTGCTGGGGCGATTGTTTCAACGTAACGATTCCGTTTGGCGGGATGATTTCGAAGCGAACAGTCGATTACGGGCACAGTTTAGG ACACGGAAAAAGGAGTTAAAACTTCAAGAGGAAAAGGACAATGCCTTGCTGGTACGTTCCAGCCTAGCGGTTGCCTTGCTGCCGGAAAGTGATAACGATCGACGTATGGCACAACTGATGCGATTACACTCTTCAAAAACAGTACACGAAAAAGACAAAGAACGGCGCAACGCTATTCTTAATCGACCCGTGCTGCCCTCGACTTCGTCTAGCAAATCGACAATAGTCGCCAAGCTAGAACCCAAAAGTTTAGGTATCGTAAAACGATCAGCAACTAGCTCTGGAGAGGTATCCACCAAACAATCAGTGGAGGAAAAACGGCCCAAGGTGGCGACGATAGTAGTTCCTGAAACGAATGTTGAAGAACCAAATGCATCCAAGACTGAGGGCGAAACTCGCCCTCAACTGCTGCTGTGCAACTATGGATCCGGATCTAGTGATAGtgattaa
- the LOC128710772 gene encoding blastoderm-specific protein 25D — protein sequence MALSSDPYEQKLYHMFQSHSTGDGTGGLDRDSLIKLCRTLELKERGHLLVKCLMTGCKTHVSFREFREGLLHILGGNEESIAAASNSTEVDATSPTIMASNNRAEEAYEVAANSDQPDQQQQEQQPQQQFVVQQMDSYSSTGHPTVSSKNNHTDGGGGNSNGSVGSNSTSGVSSTSGSPSFHTTGSNVSIGSSKHRATAQRSTAPKSVQRKVETLEQNLTKAYEKQNVSLSSLIGQAKPQHDKKKACDDCVPVVDNECLNHPNRALKLARNDAEKLPPEEATLDDSSDREVSPKFVVGTKKYGRRSRPREDVNGLDSSSLSSNSDNESVTVKSVAGQSATNKTPAENDGVIVEQQLPGRTRQSFITATGTVAASSKVQRSASQSDIHGSKRRRPVVGSTGVHRLKRCASLPTHRQRPAVESKRNTTTVTIREQLHMDDERIDQKIYFMNLSENLREIWNSLLLDCDRRQGDLLNQAQLEEVCERVGLQKVPARLAAQEVFNKLSLQPSEGIGFEEFIALLESNTDLLPMGETKELQLDDCGGSTAVSSVVTPEESTFTLALPPDWTSEIGSLAASIIIDLWESAGIETPGNLLHELGFNRDVIHVADLVQALEEEHQRIISGHMNSSTISNISNNPFDDAALIVRASLVLHKAEVTALRQAFHQLVEENKKLYADNKEVNHRALVLAQEVDERHNSLENSTRTKIRHLEQRHHETVKELTSQLAFEREQLSHANAMLEKRIQALENEEGKLKTEMSRLAEENDELRQDQENLTKEITDLLEKNIKLNRDIAELEENNRNDYADDDDCGFVRKDSEEVLDLIDRISLLQNENTGLRDKNDELSAEIEMLTVELSKFKLKRSTAVGDDLSVAAIGDGPTSSAAIKRRGDSPSKARLSDESPRLGKFRRCSNENDIESDSSSGDWMALHSELGQSIRCAEDTVGALPASCAELTGASSGISSMNESSLSRDDEIKALRTRIEELEVQLREAKKEINVPEKVFAVGENVTDSAQPVSSAPVSAPPSKDEECKKLTARCEELESSLEQMRKEYEDCEDYWQAKVNDERVLYEEEQRINDEKFTELLKKVAEYEEQFAGHSKLEKDGRLSPIDEKDGLEQQYLELEADFEQAQMALEERTAEVDKLRRRIQDMEQMHKYPSEMLLSSPSPRVDTPEVEDRPASSPISYLWNQSTIQRPVRDYQNPNWRPPAVIHAISECAPEADGKGSVADMAAVLSSDPAIEKGGNECIGVSSTAEIDGLDGSNFARVISPIQKPTTVAIFDGESSDAKKNVSQHCTTVAVLDQVDASDACSVRSARSTHSLASTHSIQHSEGSASGMQAKHMRLMQLQLQDEIKDLTHERDCLMMELQQLKEAKSVLARSYAKTASHPNQIQKIQNLEQKNRHLQLMVKQQQQYSESILHQIWQQQRSEINDLRNRLEAQCIVISDQAARLANNDILVKDMYAENSQLMLQVQRLEHQCNRANWMQQYSQSNSSSGSHHGLSGGIMPGLP from the exons ATGGCGCTCTCATCCGATCCGTACGAGCAGAAGCTGTATCATATGTTTCAGTCGCACAGTACCGGCGATGGTACCGGTGGACTCGATCGAGATTCACTGATCAAGCTATGCCGCACACTGGAACTGAAGGAGCGGGGCCATCTGCTGGTCAAGTGTTTGATGACCGGTTGCAAGACACACGTCAGCTTCCGTGAATTTCGCGAAGGTCTCCTGCATATCCTAGGCGGTAACGAAGAATCGATCGCGGCTGCCAGCAACAGCACCGAAGTGGACGCTACGTCACCGACGATAATGGCGTCCAACAACAGAGCGGAGGAAGCGTACGAAG TAGCTGCTA ACTCCGATCAGCcagatcagcagcagcaggagcagcaaCCGCAACAGCAGTTTGTGGTGCAACAAATGGATTCATACTCGTCGACAGGTCATCCAACAGTTTCTAGCAAAAATAATCAcaccgatggtggtggtggtaactCTAACGGAAGCGTTGGTAGTAATAGTACATCGGGAGTTTCATCCACATCCGGTTCGCCATCATTCCATACTACCGGGAGCAATGTGTCGATTGGCAGCAGCAAACATCGAGCGACAGCCCAACGCAGCACGGCCCCAAAAAGCGTCCAGCGCAAGGTGGAAACTTTAGAGCAAAACCTCACCAAAGCGTACGAGAAGCAGAACGTAAGCCTCTCGTCGTTAATCGGTCAAGCGAAGCCACAGCACGACAAGAAGAAGGCGTGCGATGATTGCGTTCCAGTGGTTGATAATGAATGCTTGAATCATCCAAACCGTGCGTTGAAGCTAGCGCGGAACGATGCCGAGAAGCTACCACCGGAAGAAGCCACGTTGGATGACTCGTCGGATCGGGAAGTATCGCCGAAGTTTGTCGTCGGCACTAAGAAGTACGGTCGCCGGTCAAGGCCACGGGAGGATGTGAACGGACTCGATTCATCCTCGCTTTCCTCCAACTCGGACAATGAATCGGTCACGGTGAAATCGGTAGCGGGCCAATCGGCAACGAACAAGACACCGGCAGAGAATGATGGTGTGATCGTGGAGCAACAGCTGCCTGGCAGAACGCGGCAAAGTTTTATCACTGCAACCGGTACCGTTGCCGCGTCCTCAAAAGTGCAGCGTTCCGCATCCCAAAGTGACATACATGGTTCGAAACGGCGTCGTCCGGTGGTTGGTAGTACGGGTGTACATCGGTTAAAACGATGTGCCTCACTACCGACACACCGGCAGCGTCCGGCAGTGGAAAGCAAACGGAACACCACCACGGTCACCATACGCGAGCAGCTCCACATGGATGATGAGCGGATCGATCAGAAGATCTACTTCATGAACCTGTCGGAGAATTTGCGCGAGATTTGGAACTCGCTGCTGCTTGACTGTGACCGCCGGCAGGGAGATCTGCTGAATCAGGCACAGCTGGAGGAAGTGTGTGAGCGTGTGGGTTTGCAGAAAGTGCCGGCCCGGTTGGCGGCCCAGGAAGTGTTTAACAAGCTGTCGTTGCAACCGAGCGAGGGTATCGGTTTTGAGGAATTTATAGCCCTGCTCGAAAGCAATACCGATCTGTTGCCGATGGGTGAAACCAAGGAGCTGCAGCTCGATGATTGCGGTGGTTCCACCGCCGTTTCATCCGTTGTTACGCCAGAAGAAAGCACTTTCACACTTGCATTGCCCCCAG ATTGGACATCGGAAATAGGATCACTGGCAGCGTCAATTATCATCGACCTGTGGGAATCAGCTGGTATAGAAACTCCGGGGAATTTGCTGCACGAGCTGGGCTTCAACCGGGACGTGATACATGTGGCGGATTTGGTGCAAGCGCTAGAGGAGGAACATCAGCGGATTATTAGTGGACACATGAACAGCAGCACCAttagcaacatcagcaacaatcCGTTCGACGATGCTGCACTTATCGTGCGG GCTTCGCTGGTACTGCATAAGGCAGAAGTGACCGCACTACGGCAAGCGTTCCATCAGTTGGTGGAGGAGAACAAGAAACTGTACGCCGACAACAAGGAGGTTAACCATCGGGCGCTGGTCCTTGCGCAGGAAGTGGACGAGCGGCACAATTCGCTGGAGAACTCTACCCGTACGAAAATCCGTCATCTGGAGCAGCGTCATCACGAAACGGTCAAGGAGCTCACGTCACAGCTAGCCTTCGAACGGGAACAATTGTCGCACGCGAATGCGATGCTGGAAAAACGCATCCAAGCGCTGGAGAACGAGGAAGGAAAGCTGAAGACAGAAATGTCCCGACTAGCGGAGGAAAATGATGAACTGCGGCAGGATCAGGAGAATCTGACGAAGGAGATTACCGATCTGCTggagaaaaacatcaaactcAACCGGGATATAGCCGAGCTGGAGGAAAACAATCGCAACGATTATGCGGACGACGATGATTGTGGGTTTGTGCGCAAGGATAGTGAAGAAGTGCTGGACTTGATCGATCGGATATCGCTGTTGCAGAACGAAAATACGGGTTTGCGCGATAAGAACGATGAGCTGAGTGCCGAGATTGAAATGCTCACCGTGGAGCTCAGCAAGTTTAAGCTCAAGCGATCCACTGCGGTTGGGGATGATTTGAGTGTAGCTGCTATAGGTGATGGTCCGACCAGTTCGGCCGCTATCAAGCGACGCGGTGACTCACCGAGCAAGGCGAGACTGTCGGATGAAAGTCCCCGGCTGGGCAAATTTCGTCGATGCAGCAACGAGAATGACATCGAATCGGACTCTTCGTCCGGGGACTGGATGGCCTTGCACTCGGAACTTGGACAGAGCATCCGGTGCGCTGAGGATACGGTGGGTGCGTTGCCTGCTAGCTGTGCAGAGCTGACCGGTGCATCGTCAGGAATTTCAAGCATGAACGAATCGTCATTGAGCCGTGACGATGAAATCAAAGCACTGCGCACGAGAATCGAAGAGCTGGAGGTGCAGTTGcgagaagcgaaaaaagaaatcaatgtGCCGGAAAAAGTGTTTGCCGTGGGGGAGAATGTCACGGATTCGGCTCAACCGGTATCATCCGCGCCGGTCTCTGCACCACCGTCTAAGGATGAGGAGTGCAAAAAGTTGACGGCACGCTGCGAGGAGCTCGAATCCAGCTTGGAGCAGATGCGCAAAGAGTACGAAGACTGTGAGGATTACTGGCAGGCGAAGGTGAACGATGAGCGAGTGCTGTACGAGGAAGAGCAACGAATAAACGACGAAAAGTTCACCGAGCTGCTGAAGAAGGTGGCTGAGTACGAGGAACAGTTTGCGGGCCATTCGAAGCTCGAGAAGGATGGTCGCCTGTCACCGATCGATGAAAAGGATGGCTTAGAGCAACAGTATCTCGAACTGGAGGCCGATTTTGAGCAGGCCCAGATGGCACTGGAGGAACGGACGGCCGAAGTAGATAAGCTGCGACGAAGGATACAGGACATGGAACAGATGCACAAATATCCCTCGGAGATGCTGCT CAGTTCTCCTTCGCCGCGTGTTGATACACCGGAGGTAGAGGATCGTCCAGCCAGCTCCCCGATAAGCTATCTGTGGAATCAAAGTACAATCCAACGACCGGTGCGTGATTATCAGAATCCCAATTGGCGTCCACCGGCGGTTATCCATGCCATTTCGGAATGTGCTCCTGAAGCTGATGGCAAGGGCTCCGTGGCCGACATGGCGGCAGTGCTATCCTCCGACCCGGCGATCGAAAAGGGTGGCAATGAATGTATCGGAGTTTCATCTACGGCGGAGATCGATGGTTTGGATGGGTCAAATTTCGCTCGTGTTATTTCACCGATCCAGAAACCCACGACTGTGGCAATCTTTGATGGCGAAAGCTCTgatgcgaaaaaaaacgtcaGCCAACATTGCACTACCGTGGCCGTGTTGGATCAAGTCGATGCGTCCGATGCATGTTCCGTTAGATCGGCACGCAGTACGCACAGTCTCGCTTCAACGCACAGCAT CCAACATTCAGAGGGAAGTGCCAGTGGGATGCAGGCGAAGCATATGCGGTTAATGCAGCTACAGTTGCAGGATGAAATTAAAGATCTTACCCATGAACGTGATTGTCTCATGATGGAGCTGCAGCAACTAAAGGAagcgaaatcggttttggcaAGATCATACGCCAAAACGGCATCACATCCTAATCagatacaaaaaatacaaaaccttGAACAGAAGAATCGTCATCTCCAGCTGATGGttaaacagcagcagcaatactCTGAGTCCATATTGCATC AAAtctggcagcagcagcgcagCGAGATTAACGATCTGCGCAACCGACTCGAAGCGCAGTGCATTGTCATCTCGGACCAGGCGGCACGGCTGGCCAACAACGATATACTAGTCAAGGACATGTACGCGGAAAATTCCCAGCTCATGTTGCAGGTGCAGCGGCTCGAGCATCAATGTAATCGTGCCAACTGGATGCAGCAGTACAGCCAGTCAAACTCGTCCTCGGGCAGTCACCACGGGTTGAGTGGTGGCATTATGCCAGGGCTACCGTAG
- the LOC128712235 gene encoding methionine--tRNA ligase, cytoplasmic: MIIYTNTGNPFGLKLLICANLAKTNVEVKHVTLGDPALGDMKHLPILQLGSGVQLFSTDVAAKYLLPGDDASKVVQRDEWLEWSSKRLAPALTHNMAVGTRADPNTKPILNTLVKMLDDCLSNSTYLTGDKINSADVAVWSLLAPDGTLKGAVNIDNLLRWYRQISALPEVQSALSSLPLKDLSFASLQHSNRYGGLHHIVLNPEIADFEGELLADTSANIAETVQREEIEAARAAFGDVDDRAVRDEPRIVLPKPGQKNNLITSALPYVNNVPHLGNIVGCVLSADIFARYSRLCGYNTLYIGGTDEYGTATETKALAEKLTPRQICDKYFDIHNSIYRWFGIGFDYFGRTTTTEQTRIVQEIFKDLYATGYIETRSVEQLLCQKCDRYLADRFVEGTCPHPGCGYEDARGDQCDGCGKLVNAIELLRPRCKMCNSSPVIRDSSQFFLDLPKIEPSLREWVDRSESGWTHNARVITRAWLKEGLKSRCITRDLKWGIPVPLEGYEKKVFYVWFDAPIGYISITSRYCKEWKQWWQPDTLNTGVKVDLYQFMAKDNVPFHSVMFPASLLAADKGYTLVSHIMATEYLNYEDGKFSKSRGIGVFGNDAQDTGIPADVWRFYLGAARPEGQDSSFSWSDLQARNNNELLKNLGNFFNRALVFCEKFFDSTIPTMTLLEEDYTLLALINRELKGYVNQMEKARMRDGIRHLLQISRYGNQLMQSEEPWVKVKGTDDQKARAGTVIALCCNIACLLATLIFPFMPTTARNMYSQLNVRGGFINSEKPLIRTLLPPGHKIGKPAVLFTKIEDARIEELKQKYGGVQQQQQQPGKAPVPPNQSAPATFTSLKDAQKAVDEQAAKVRKIKSSGADRSVWQPEVDILLGLKKQLQSLSQPRTSESAPAAPGEKTSTNNVAKQAVVTKPAAATPATANTVPADVKALEEEIAQQGTKVRKLKESNSDKSVWQPEVSLLLSLKQKLATLTGIPVAAPAGSGKKKGNKK, translated from the exons ATGATTATCTACACCAACACCGGTAACCCTTTCGGGTTGAAGCTGCTAATTTGTGcaaatttggccaaaaccaaCGTGGAGGTTAAGCATGTTACGCTGGGTG ATCCCGCTTTGGGAGATATGAAACATCTGCCCATCCTTCAGTTGGGTAGTGGAGTCCAGCTGTTTTCGACGGACGTGGCGGCTAAATACCTTTTGCCGGGTGATGATGCATCTAAAGTGGTACAGCGTGACGAGTGGCTTGAATGGTCCTCGAAGCGGTTAGCCCCGGCGTTAACCCACAACATGGCGGTCGGTACACGGGCCGACCCAAACACGAAACCGATCCTAAACACGCTGGTAAAAATGCTTGACGATTGCCTCAGCAATAGCACGTATCTGACGGGCGATAAAATCAACAGCGCCGATGTGGCAGTATGGAGCCTGCTCGCTCCCGACGGTACGCTCAAGGGAGCGGTCAATATCGACAATCTGCTGCGCTGGTATCGGCAGATTTCGGCCCTTCCCGAGGTACAGTCGGCACTGTCCTCGCTTCCGCTGAAGGATCTCAGCTTTGCATCACTTCAGCATAGCAATCGGTACGGTGGATTGCATCACATTGTGCTCAATCCGGAAATTGCTGATTTCGAAGGTGAGCTGCTTGCCGACACGTCCGCAAACATTGCCGAAACGGTGCAGCGGGAAGAGATCGAGGCGGCTCGGGCTGCTTTCGGAGATGTGGACGATCGTGCGGTTCGGGATGAGCCGAGGATCGTACTGCCGAAACCGGGCCAGAAGAACAATCTCATCACATCCGCCCTGCCGTACGTGAACAATGTGCCCCATTTGGGAAACATTGTCGGTTGCGTCCTTTCGGCAGATATCTTCGCTCGCTACTCACGGCTCTGTGGGTACAACACTCTCTACATCGGTGGTACGGATGAGTATGGTACGGCCACGGAAACGAAAGCGCTTGCGGAAAAACTTACCCCACGGCAGATTTGTGACAAGTATTTCGATATTCACAACTCGATCTACCGGTGGTTTGGAATTGGGTTTGATTATTTCGGCCGCACGACAACCACCGAGCAGACGCGGATCGTGCAGGAAATATTCAAGGATCTGTACGCCACCGGATACATCGAAACGCGATCGGTGGAACAGTTGCTCTGCCAGAAGTGCGATCGTTATCTGGCGGATCGCTTTGTGGAAGGAACATGTCCCCATCCAGGCTGTGGGTATGAAGATGCCCGCGGAGATCAGTGTGACGGTTGTGGCAAACTAGTAAATGCGATCGAGCTGCTCCGACCACGGTGCAAGATGTGCAACTCCTCGCCCGTCATTCGTGACTCGAGCCAATTTTTCCTCGATCTCCCGAAGATCGAACCTTCGCTACGGGAATGGGTAGATCGGTCAGAGTCCGGATGGACACACAATGCGCGGGTAATTACACGTGCCTGGTTGAAGGAAGGGCTCAAATCTCGCTGTATTACGCGTGATCTTAAATGGGGCATCCCGGTTCCGCTCGAGGGCTACGAAAAGAAGGTGTTTTATGTGTGGTTCGATGCTCCGATCGGGTACATCTCCATCACTAGTCGCTACTGCAAGGAGTGGAAGCAATGGTGGCAACCGGACACGCTCAACACCGGTGTGAAGGTCGATCTGTATCAGTTTATGGCGAAGGATAACGTACCGTTCCATTCGGTCATGTTTCCCGCTTCGTTGCTGGCTGCGGACAAGGGCTACACGTTGGTGTCGCACATCATGGCCACTGAGTATCTCAACTATGAGGATGGCAAATTTAGCAAGAGTCGCGGTATAGGCGTGTTTGGCAACGATGCACAAGATACGGGAATACCGGCTGATGTGTGGCGTTTCTATCTCGGTGCCGCTCGGCCCGAAGGGCAAGATTCATCATTTAGCTGGAGCGACCTGCAAgcacgcaacaacaacgaactGTTAAAGAATCTTGGTAACTTCTTCAACCGAGCACTGGTGTTTTGTGAGAAGTTCTTCGACTCCACGATACCGACGATGACGCTGCTCGAGGAGGATTATACGCTGCTGGCGCTGATTAATCGGGAACTGAAGGGATACGTGAATCAGATGGAGAAGGCCCGTATGCGCGACGGCATTCGACATTTGTTGCAGATTTCTCGCTACGGCAACCAGCTGATGCAGTCGGAAGAACCGTGGGTAAAGGTGAAGGGAACGGATGATCAGAAGGCCCGTGCTGGCACGGTAATTGCTCTGTGCTGTAACATTGCCT GTTTGCTAGCAACGCTTATCTTTCCTTTCATGCCTACGACGGCGAGAAATATGTACAGTCAGCTTAACGTTCGTGGCGGATTCATTAACTCCGA AAAACCATTGATCCGGACTCTTCTACCGCCCGGTCACAAGATCGGTAAGCCGGCAGTACTGTTCACGAAGATCGAGGATGCCCGTATCGAGGAACTGAAGCAAAAGTATGGTGgagtacagcagcagcaacagcaaccgggTAAAGCTCCCGTGCCACCAAATCAATCAGCACCAGCAACTTTCACCTCGCTGAAAGACGCCCAAAAAGCGGTCGACGAACAAGCAGCCAAAGTCCGTAAAATCAAATCCAGTGGTGCCGATCGATCTGTATGGCAGCCAGAAGTGGATATTCTGCTCGGTCTCAAGAAGCAGCTGCAATCACTGAGTCAACCGCGCACCTCAGAAAGTGCTCCAGCAGCACCGGGAGAAAAAACTTCCACGAACAACGTTGCGAAACAGGCAGTGGTGACAAAGCCGGCCGCCGCGACACCTGCAACGGCCAACACCGTTCCAGCAGATGTGAAAGCGTTAGAAGAGGAAATCGCTCAGCAGGGTACTAAGGTGCGAAAGTTGAAAGAATCCAACTCGGATAAATCCGTCTGGCAGCCGGAGGTATCGTTGTTACTGTCGCTGAAGCAAAAGTTGGCCACTTTGACCGGTATTCCGGTGGCTGCTCCGGCCGGCAGTGGAAAAAAGAAGGGCAATAAGAAGTAA